In Candidatus Poribacteria bacterium, a single window of DNA contains:
- a CDS encoding formylglycine-generating enzyme family protein, translating into MSTPQEITIYPLNYSLVYIPEGSFLMGTLPTGLRKTDHEEPQRTVTLNAYYIGKFPVTNAQYVQFVEDTGYYLPRFHADSRFNAPDCPVVGVSWYDAREFLRYLNELGGEAYRLPTEAEWEKAARGTDGREYPWGNEWDLAKTNSSESRLKRTTPVDSYPEGVSPYGCYNMGGNVYEWCIDWFHPETYRYAPAQNPFGPAEGRRKVIRGGSWVPRGQFAARCANRAAYEPIEMVHNVGIRIAKSASST; encoded by the coding sequence TCCCCGAAGGATCCTTCCTCATGGGGACGCTTCCGACAGGATTACGCAAAACTGACCATGAGGAGCCACAGCGCACGGTGACGCTCAATGCCTACTATATTGGTAAGTTCCCCGTGACTAACGCCCAATATGTACAATTCGTAGAAGATACAGGCTATTATCTACCGCGTTTTCATGCCGATTCGCGCTTCAATGCGCCAGATTGTCCTGTGGTTGGCGTCAGTTGGTATGACGCACGGGAGTTTCTGCGCTATCTTAATGAATTGGGGGGCGAAGCGTATCGCCTACCAACAGAAGCGGAGTGGGAAAAAGCAGCGCGAGGCACCGATGGACGAGAGTATCCGTGGGGAAACGAATGGGATCTAGCCAAAACGAATTCGTCCGAAAGCCGCCTTAAACGAACAACGCCGGTTGACAGCTATCCGGAGGGCGTTAGCCCCTATGGATGCTATAACATGGGCGGGAATGTTTACGAGTGGTGCATAGACTGGTTTCACCCGGAGACTTATCGATATGCGCCAGCGCAAAATCCATTCGGTCCAGCCGAAGGCAGGCGCAAGGTCATCCGGGGCGGTTCGTGGGTGCCGCGGGGTCAATTCGCTGCGCGATGTGCAAACCGTGCAGCGTATGAGCCGATAGAAATGGTACATAACGTTGGGATTCGGATTGCGAAGTCAGCTTCTTCAACCTAA